Part of the Juglans regia cultivar Chandler chromosome 14, Walnut 2.0, whole genome shotgun sequence genome, CTCCGCACTTCGAAGTTCCGGGGGGAGAAGAGGCGGGAAAGTGTGGGCTGATGTTAAATCGAAGCCTCACGATATTTCAAGCTCGGCTTCCGATTCTGTGAAGTTTGAGGAGACTCATGACGGCGTCGTGTTGGGGGAGGAAGAGAAGGACAGTTCAGTTCCCTGGTTGGAACGGTTTCCCAAAAGATGGGTCATTGTCGTTTTATGTTTCTCGGCGTTCCTACTCTGCAATATGGATAGGGTAAGTTTCTTTGCTTAATAGTTGAATTATAATATCATGAGAAAGTGTGTAGTTACCCACTATCAGTCTGTCACTGTAGGATTGAAGTGGCCATTAAAGAATATTGGAGTCTTTCGGTTGGcaactttgaaaatattttatttggcAGGTAAATATGAGCATTGCCATACTTCCAATGTCAGCAGAGTTCAATTGGAACCCAACCACAGTTGGTCTGATACAGTCTTCTTTTTTCTGGGGCTACCTCCTTACTCAGGTATGGTAACACAGCCTTCTTTCAATTGCTTTATCGTTTAAGCGACATAACTGAGTCCATTGTATATGCAACTGCGCTAAATTCTCAtccattagaagaaaaaaactgCGTTAAATTCTCACCCAGTAGTCTAATATAACTCGATGTTGAAGGCCTTATTCAGAATTTTGCGTAGAACTATCGAGGTATACTTTTGACCGAAAGTTGAAcacaattctttttaaaacaatggtTAAGTGATTAAATTCACCTCCGTTTAGGCTTGACAGGTAGTAATCATCAGGGCAGATGTTGCAGAGCTCGAGCTCGACACTCTCTTTTCcgtttatattttctttctttgtggaAGGATAACAAATTTTAATTACTTGGTTAAGATTTCTCTAGAGTTCCttctaactttataattttgagTGAAAGGTTGCTGGTGGCATATGGGCAGATACAGTTGGTGGAAAGCTGGTCCTGGGATTTGGGGTAGTTTGGTGGTCGATTGCCACAGCTCTCACTCCTATTGCTGCCAAAGCTGGGTTGCCTTTCTTACTTGTTGTTCGTGCTTTCATGGGGATCGGTGAGGTTAGTGCTTCTCCAATTATCTTgtaaaatatgtacttttttttaggAAAGGAATGCTGTAACATGCGTTTCCCATAATTATATGTCACAAAACTTTCCTCGTCTTGAATATGTGCATGCCTAATTTAATATTTCTCACAATATGTCAATAGAGATATGATTTACATATCCTTTTTTAGCAAATAATCTTGTTCGTCAAGTATGTTTCGGTTAATTTGGTTCTCTTACAGGGTGTTGCCATGCCTGCCATGAATAATATTTTGTCAAAATGGGTTCCTGTAGCAGAAAGAAGTAGATCATTAGCATTAGTGTACAGTGGGATGTACCTTGGGTCAGTCACTGGCTTGGCATTTTCACCGTTTTTAATCCACCAGTTTGGATGGCCATCAGTCTTCTTCTCTTTTGGTTCTCTAGGGACAGTTTGGTTTGCTGTGTGGCTAAGTAAGGTAAGGTTTGCTGCATTTATGGAAGTATTAagttctatgttttttttttttttgaaaaaaaataatctctgAGAACCGAAATTTCAGCTAAAATTGTTCACTCACCATAGCTATATTTGCTTATATGTCCCCCTTTTCTTCCTCTGGGATTTGTTCCTGCAGGCGCATAGTTCTCCTCTTGAGGATCCAGAACTGCTGCCTGAAGAGAAGAAGCTGATCATCTCCAACAGCGTTTCCAATGAACCTGTTAAAACAATACCTTGGGGACTGATTTTGTCAAAACCACCTGTATGGGCCCTAATAGTGTCTCATTTCTGTCACAACTGGGGGACATTTATTCTTTTGACATGGATGCCAACTTACTATAATCAAGTAAGTCTTTCTGCTCATTGTGATTTAAACCCCTAGAATCGGAGGCTGTTGGAATACAACAAGTTCAATTCGTGAATCACTCAAATAATTTCTTGCAATTAAAAAGCCATCAATATTTCTGGATGTGTACAAACTTCAATAAACACTCTGTTACCTTCATACTTGGATGAATCAATGAGATAAACATAAATACTATGGCTTCAGGGTCCTGGTAAGTAGTTAAGAGGTGAGGTGAGGACTCATAGGCAGACATGGTTTACATTAACAGGGAAGGGAAGGGGAGGGGGAAGAAGTTGGGTGTGGTTGGTTTTGGTCTGGTGGCCTTAGCCTTTGGTGGATGATGGAGGTCTTTTGATATTGGGCAAGTCTTGTGTGCTGTCCAGTACTCCTGTGAATGATGGAAGAAAAGCTGGATCAGAGTTGCAGAAACAAAAACCTCATTTACTTGGGTTATTTTTTCTCATCGTTTAATGGGCAGTCCCAAGTTGGCAACTTGGCATGTTACTGATCCTTATAAGAGATATCTTTATTACATTGATTGCCTTAAGCATGCTTTTTATCATCTGGATGATGATCCTCTTGTGTGTTATGTGATACAGAAAACTCTGACACCGTGAACCCATGCATGTTTGTGTGGACTGTTGTAATGTCCAGCTTTACTAACTTGAATGCTTGAAACTATTGGGAAGATACTTGCTGTATGAGTTCTTTGCACTGACAGAGAATATGTTACTTTTCATGACTCTCTAGGTCCTGAAGTTCAATCTTACGGACTCTGGGCTTATTTGTGTTTTGCCTTGGCTTACAATGGCATTTTCTGCAAATCTTGGAGGGTGGATTGCTGATACGCTAGTTAGCAAAGGTTTATCTGTGACAAAAGTTCGTAaggtataaataattttcttataattaaatctaacatttccatattttaagatttacatcaaattttcacaatGCATTTTTCTACAAGGATGACATTTTTTTGAGATTGAcaatgaaaaaagaaacttgTTCAcctattaaaaatttcaaacattttgCCAGTTTAAGTCATTTTCcccatctttctctctctctctctctctctctctttttcctcctCAGTTCTTTGCTATAATAAATACTTTCCATATTCTTACCTGCAGATCATGCAAACAATTGGATTTCTTGGTCCTGCTTTCTTCTTAACTCAGTTGAGCCATGTTAATTCTCCTGCAATGGCTGTTGTGTGTATGGCATGTAGTCAGGTTTGCTTCTCATTATATGTTCAAAgggaaaatgaatataatttccACTTGTTATTTATGAAGGCTGTAGGATTCTGAATTTCAGTCAGTGTTATTCTGTTCCTTTTCAACGATATGCCTCATCTACAACCTGTTTGAAATTCCAATTTTGTACTTTCATAACACTATTATTTCCACTAATCTTGGGGGgtggattgtttgaaatttgattGAGCAACTTGACTACCATGCGGAATTATGTTCTCCTTTTCTGTTTAGCAACAACTAGTTTGAATTATAACGGGATCATTGGTTGACTACTACCTGGAATCGTCCTAACCAATGTCAGTTTCTTTCATCAATAGGGTACTGATGCATTCTCACAGTCTGGCCTATATTCAAACCATCAAGATATTGCCCCTCGATATTCTGTGAGTATTAGTCTTTTAGTCCTTGATTTTGTTTGCGTGTGCTTTTTATTTGTGGAATTTGAATGCGTTGTGTGATAGTGAAAAATTTAGGTTAAAAAGAAGTGGGTGTAACTTTTGTCTTTCCATTATTTCCTCAGGGAGTATTGCTTGGTCTATCAAATACTGCTGGAGTACTGGCAGGTGTATTTGGTACAGCAGCAACAGGCTACATCTTGCAACATGGTTAGAACTTCTCTCGTGTCGCCATGCGCTTGTAGTATCTACTAAGCCAATATTCGGAGTGCAATTAGGCAAACAATCAGAATAAAAGCATATTGGTTTTGGTacaaaaaggataaaaagtTATGTAGACCCGATTTAGAGCTCGGAtacaatattgatttttaacTTGGCGTAGAACTTTATATTGTCCCTAAAATTGCACCCATTCAATTTCCCAATGAGAAAAAGCTGCATGGTGGTGTTCTTTAGATGGTAAGTCTAAATTCAATCCCTTAACCTGTCAACTGGCCTTAACACTCCTCCCTGACCTTGTGTTTTTTATTGGACACGATGAACTGATTCTTATGCTGTCTCCTCCTCTCTTAACATGATTGTAAATTCTCAGGTTCGTGGGACGATGTTTTCAAGGTTTCTGTTGGGCTCTACTTGGTTGGCACAGTTGTTTGGAACCTTTTTTCGACCGGGGAGAAGATCTTGGATTAACTTGGATACCTGATATTCCTTCATATGCGGGAGTTGCAATCCTGAGATAATGTAGAAGAGTTCAACTGTAAGGCCGGAGTATCTGAAAGATGAAAGAGCAAGATATCAAATTAAAAGTAAAGTACAAAGATCGTCTTAAACGATATTCTTTTGCTGTAATGCAACATAATTTCCCAGATGGAGTATGAAGCTTGAATTTAGAAGCAGTAATGCCTCCACCACTCGGACACCATCTCAGTAGAGAAAGGATTAatagatatacacaattaaTTACCCGCCTGTACATGTTGTATTTAAGCTAACACAT contains:
- the LOC108980315 gene encoding sodium-dependent phosphate transport protein 1, chloroplastic-like; the protein is MSARALLYSLSVMPNTPPDVSARKKNPCSDVKPRYPFPFRIRVRTSSQECCSVFRVSALRSSGGRRGGKVWADVKSKPHDISSSASDSVKFEETHDGVVLGEEEKDSSVPWLERFPKRWVIVVLCFSAFLLCNMDRVNMSIAILPMSAEFNWNPTTVGLIQSSFFWGYLLTQVAGGIWADTVGGKLVLGFGVVWWSIATALTPIAAKAGLPFLLVVRAFMGIGEGVAMPAMNNILSKWVPVAERSRSLALVYSGMYLGSVTGLAFSPFLIHQFGWPSVFFSFGSLGTVWFAVWLSKAHSSPLEDPELLPEEKKLIISNSVSNEPVKTIPWGLILSKPPVWALIVSHFCHNWGTFILLTWMPTYYNQVLKFNLTDSGLICVLPWLTMAFSANLGGWIADTLVSKGLSVTKVRKIMQTIGFLGPAFFLTQLSHVNSPAMAVVCMACSQGTDAFSQSGLYSNHQDIAPRYSGVLLGLSNTAGVLAGVFGTAATGYILQHGSWDDVFKVSVGLYLVGTVVWNLFSTGEKILD